One genomic region from Shewanella aestuarii encodes:
- a CDS encoding NAD(P)H nitroreductase, giving the protein MQASELLLTRQSAPRLIAPGPNEQQLDFILNAGARVPDHGALTPWEFILAQGDGLTRLADIFINAAKANNADDAFIEKAAKMPMRAPLVIIVVAKTQHHPKVPVLEQQIAAGCAVMAMQQAAFSIGLGAVWRTGGFAFDANVHQSLGLNEADQIVGFLYVGTPAVKAPIKALKPGRQFSRQI; this is encoded by the coding sequence TTGCAAGCATCGGAATTATTATTAACCCGTCAATCAGCGCCAAGATTGATTGCCCCTGGCCCAAATGAGCAGCAATTAGATTTTATCCTAAATGCTGGTGCAAGGGTGCCAGATCATGGGGCATTAACGCCTTGGGAATTTATTCTTGCTCAAGGAGATGGGCTAACTCGATTAGCGGACATTTTTATTAATGCTGCCAAAGCCAATAATGCAGATGACGCTTTTATTGAGAAAGCGGCAAAAATGCCAATGAGGGCCCCCTTGGTCATTATTGTCGTTGCTAAAACTCAACATCATCCCAAGGTACCGGTTTTAGAACAACAGATTGCCGCAGGTTGCGCTGTTATGGCAATGCAACAAGCAGCGTTTTCAATCGGTTTAGGTGCAGTTTGGCGTACTGGCGGTTTCGCATTTGATGCAAATGTTCATCAAAGTTTAGGTTTGAATGAAGCCGATCAAATTGTCGGATTTTTATATGTGGGTACCCCTGCAGTTAAGGCGCCAATTAAAGCCTTAAAGCCAGGACGTCAGTTTAGTCGACAAATATAA
- a CDS encoding glutathione S-transferase has protein sequence MNYLYSFRRCPYAMRARIGLHLSRLNPAVREIELKNKPSHMLEISPKGTVPILVYQGESSPQIIAESIDIFKFAINHFPTDTSPYLNQKQYQLLQKSLNDEDSNNLIFVHDSQFKPWLDKYKYADRHPQMSQIEYRIQAEVFIKELEAKLTKNEYLFAASPTFADFAIFPFIRQFAAVDQQAFAISNYVHTETWLAKLISSELFIQVMKKYPIWLPTQETIYLK, from the coding sequence TTGAATTACTTATATTCTTTCAGGCGCTGCCCTTATGCAATGAGGGCACGAATAGGGCTGCATTTGAGTCGGTTAAATCCTGCCGTCAGAGAAATTGAGTTAAAAAATAAGCCAAGTCATATGCTTGAAATCAGCCCGAAAGGCACTGTGCCCATATTGGTTTATCAAGGTGAATCATCACCACAAATCATTGCTGAAAGTATTGATATATTTAAATTTGCCATCAATCACTTCCCTACTGATACCAGCCCTTATTTAAACCAAAAACAATACCAATTACTCCAGAAAAGTCTTAATGATGAGGATTCAAATAACTTGATTTTTGTACATGACAGCCAATTTAAACCTTGGCTTGATAAGTACAAATATGCTGATAGACACCCACAAATGAGCCAAATTGAATATCGAATACAAGCAGAAGTATTCATTAAAGAGTTAGAAGCTAAACTCACAAAGAATGAATATTTATTTGCCGCTAGTCCCACCTTTGCCGACTTTGCCATTTTCCCTTTTATTAGGCAATTTGCAGCGGTTGATCAACAAGCCTTTGCAATCAGTAACTATGTACACACAGAAACATGGTTAGCTAAACTCATCTCAAGCGAGCTATTTATACAGGTTATGAAAAAGTATCCTATCTGGTTACCTACTCAAGAAACCATATATTTAAAATAG